DNA sequence from the Sulfurimonas sp. HSL3-7 genome:
TCAAGAGGCCAAGTTTCCCAAAAAAATGGCCTCTATCCTGGACGATTTCTCCTATGCAATGGCAAGCAACATCGAGACGTTTCAGCACCTCTACGGTGTCTTGACAGCGACCCAGGTCGCTTTTAAAAAGATCCGCCAGAACCTCTCGCACCGCCGCGAGGTCGGTATGATCACCCATAAAAGTATGCTCATCACACACCACCAGCTTCCTAATGGCCAGAATCTCCACGTTGTCAATATTCATGCCATCAATTTTGTCTCTATAAAGATATTTACGAAAGAGCTGGAGAAGATCAAAACGGAGCTGCACAGCTGCAGCGGACCGATGATCGTCGGAGGAGATTTCAACAACTGGACGAAAAAACGGATGAAGGCACTGGAAGCTTTTCAACAAGCACTCGGATTGGAAAAAGCAGAAGTCCATCAGGAACATCACATCAAACAGATCTTTGCAAAACCCCTTGACCATATCTTCTACAAAGATCTTAAACTGCTCAAAGCAGAAGCGATCGATACCAAAAACGTCTCAGACCACAATCCCATCTATGCCACGTTCAGCGTTAAGAGTTAAGAGTTAAGAGTTAAGAGTTAAGAGTTAAGAGTTAAGAGTTAAGAGTTAAGAGTTAAGAGTTAAGAGTTAAGAGTTAAGAGTTAAGAGTTAAGAGTTAAGAGTTAAGAGTTAAGAGTTAAGAGTTAAGAGTTAAGAGTTAAGAGTTAAGAAAGGTGGCGCAGCTCATCTTAACCAGAACTGAACTTTGAAGCGTTAGATTTGGTGCAGGTTGTGCAGAAGTGAACCCGAAGATGTACATCGGTACATCGAGAGGTGAACTTCTGTGCAAAGTGCGCCGATACCCGAAGGGGCAGACCCAGCTAACGCTTCAAATAAGGTGGCTCCAGAAGAGTTTGGCGATCAGGACGATCAGCGCAATACCGACCAGGTTAAAGACCAGCCCATACTTCGCCATGACCTTCACATCCACTACCCCCGATGACATGGCGATCGCATTCGGTGGTGTCGCAATGGGCAGCATAAAGGCGTAACTGGCACAGAGTGTCGCCACCATCATGAAGAGACGGGTATCGATACCACTCTGCTCTGCCACCGAGTAAATCACCGGCAGCATAATCGAGATCAGTGCCGTATTGGAGGTCACCTCCGTCGTAAAAGTGACGATCGCCGCAATGGCCAGCAGAAGCAGAACCGGGGCCAGGGTGGTCATCCCCACGATATACGAAGCGACCTGATCGGCCAAACCGGTCACTGAGAAAGCCTCCGCAATCGAAAAACCGGCACCAAATAGCAGCATAATACGGTACGGGATCTTATCTTTGTCGCCCATCCACTCAAGCAGACGAAACGGCGGTGCGAAAAGAAGCAGCCCGGCAGAGAGCAGGATGACCGGTTCGCTCATCCCCAGACCGTTCCAGTAAGGTTTTATCGGCGCATTAACCAACAACAGCAGCATCAGCGAGGCCAATAAGAACATCACTTTCTTCTGCGACAGTGTCATCGCTTTATGCTCGATATTTCTCGTTATTTTCACCTTGCCGACACCGATACTCAACACAGAGGCGACCGCAATAAACATCGTGACTGAGAGCGGCGCGACCATCCAGATCCATTGAAAAAAGGGGATCGCTTCCATCCCTTTCTCCTCCATCACCCCAAGAAGGATCAGGTTCGGCGGCGTCCCGATCGGCGTCAATATCCCCCCTACACTCGCCCCATAGGCAATAGAAAGTGCGAAACGGAGTTTGAGCTTAGGCTCAGCAGAGAGATAGAGCGCTATAGGGATCAGCAGCAGGGCCGTTGTCGTATTGGAGAGTATGGAGCTGAGCAGGCCCGAAGTGATCGTCAGAGAGAAGACGATCCCCTTTGCCGTATTGGGAAACAGCAGCAATACCTTGTCTGCGATCCAGGTATGCAGCCCTGTCTTTTCCACCGCTATTGCCAGTAAAAATCCCCCGAAAAAAAGATAGATGATGGGATTGGCATAGTTGACCGTTGTCGCTTTGGTACTTAAAATACCCAGCGTCGGAAAAAGGACGATCGGTAAAAGAGAGGCCACACCAAGGGCGAGTCCCTCATTGGTCCAAAGCGTCACTAAAAGGACCAGCGCCCCGATTAACGCCGACTGCTGATAGTTCAGAAAAAGGAAGGCAAGAGCGAACGAAAGAACACCCAGAATCAGCGCAGTTGCTATCTTCTTTATCTGTAGACGCTCTTCATTCATCGTTATCCCTAGCGCGTCAAAAGATCGTTCAGGCTTTTCAGCGGCTCTTTGCCTTCTAAAATAGCATAAACCTCTGCTGCGATAGGCAGGTAGATACCGCGTTCTGCGGCAATAATATTGAGCGCATAGGCCGTACCGATTCCCTCGGCCACCTCACCCAATTCTTCAAGAATCTCCGTTTGCGATTTCCCAGCGGCAAGTCCCAGACCCACGCGAAAATTACGTGACATGGTCGAAGACGCTGTCAGGAAAAGATCCCCCGCACCGCTGAGACCCAAAAAGGTGTCATCTTCGGCACCGTAATGCTTGCCAAAACGGTGCATCTCGACCAGACCGCGGGAGATAAGTGACGCACTTGCATTATTGCCGAGCTTCAGCCCCTGCGTGATCCCCGCTGCGATAGCGATCACGTTTTTATAGGAGCCTGACACCTCGGCCCCCACCACATCGGCACTCACATAGGTACGGATAAAGGCGGGAAAAAATTCGGCAAAAGCCATCGCGAGCTGCTCGTCAGTGGAGTTGATCACCAGGGCGGTAGGCAGTGACTGCATGACCTCGGCTGCGAATGAAGGGCCGGAAAGATAGGCCAGGCAGGCTTCGGGCACATGTTTTACGAAAATCTCGTTAAGAAAACGACCGCTGGAAGCTTCGATACCTTTGGCGGCGACCAGGACTTTCTGGTCATGATAGGTAAAGTGGTCATCCAGCCAACAGGCCACCTGCTGTGCCGGTATCGCCATGACCAGATAC
Encoded proteins:
- a CDS encoding endonuclease/exonuclease/phosphatase family protein; translation: MHKENLQPQFQHAFKAILHDYPSDFLLFQEAKFPKKMASILDDFSYAMASNIETFQHLYGVLTATQVAFKKIRQNLSHRREVGMITHKSMLITHHQLPNGQNLHVVNIHAINFVSIKIFTKELEKIKTELHSCSGPMIVGGDFNNWTKKRMKALEAFQQALGLEKAEVHQEHHIKQIFAKPLDHIFYKDLKLLKAEAIDTKNVSDHNPIYATFSVKS
- a CDS encoding DASS family sodium-coupled anion symporter; the protein is MNEERLQIKKIATALILGVLSFALAFLFLNYQQSALIGALVLLVTLWTNEGLALGVASLLPIVLFPTLGILSTKATTVNYANPIIYLFFGGFLLAIAVEKTGLHTWIADKVLLLFPNTAKGIVFSLTITSGLLSSILSNTTTALLLIPIALYLSAEPKLKLRFALSIAYGASVGGILTPIGTPPNLILLGVMEEKGMEAIPFFQWIWMVAPLSVTMFIAVASVLSIGVGKVKITRNIEHKAMTLSQKKVMFLLASLMLLLLVNAPIKPYWNGLGMSEPVILLSAGLLLFAPPFRLLEWMGDKDKIPYRIMLLFGAGFSIAEAFSVTGLADQVASYIVGMTTLAPVLLLLAIAAIVTFTTEVTSNTALISIMLPVIYSVAEQSGIDTRLFMMVATLCASYAFMLPIATPPNAIAMSSGVVDVKVMAKYGLVFNLVGIALIVLIAKLFWSHLI
- a CDS encoding NAD(P)H-dependent glycerol-3-phosphate dehydrogenase encodes the protein MKKIGVIGAGKWGQALAFAFRQNPENEVYITSRTKRDIENFVSLEEVLKLEYLVMAIPAQQVACWLDDHFTYHDQKVLVAAKGIEASSGRFLNEIFVKHVPEACLAYLSGPSFAAEVMQSLPTALVINSTDEQLAMAFAEFFPAFIRTYVSADVVGAEVSGSYKNVIAIAAGITQGLKLGNNASASLISRGLVEMHRFGKHYGAEDDTFLGLSGAGDLFLTASSTMSRNFRVGLGLAAGKSQTEILEELGEVAEGIGTAYALNIIAAERGIYLPIAAEVYAILEGKEPLKSLNDLLTR